In Pseudomonas glycinae, the DNA window CCCAAAGTCGCCAGCGAAAGCACCGCACCGGCCGGTTACCTGGACAAGATCAAGGCCCGCGACAAGCTGATCGTCGGCGTATTCACCGACAAGCCGCCGTTCGGTTTCGTCAACGAAGCGGGGCGCTACGTCGGCTTCGATACCGACATCGGCCGTCAATTCGCCAAGGATCTGCTGGGCGATGAAAACAAGGTCGAGTTCGTGGCCGTGGAACCGGCGAGTCGCATTCCGTTCCTGCAAAGCGACAAGGTCGACCTGATCCTCGCTAACATGACCGTGACCCCGGAGCGCAAGGAAGCGGTGGAATTCACCAACCCGAACCTCAAGGTCGCGGTGCAGGCGCTGGTGCCGCAGAGCAGTGATGTGAAAAAGCTCGATGATCTGGCAACCCGCACCACCATCGTCACCACTGGCACCACCGCCGATATCTGGCTGACCAAGAACCACCCGGACTGGAAACTGCTGAAGTTCGAGAAAAACTCCGAGTCCCTGCAAGCCCTGGCCAACGGCCGTGGCGATGCCTACGCGCAGGACAATCTGGTGCTGTTCAGCTGGGCCAAGCAAAACCCGGGCTACCGCGTGCTGGACGAAAAACTTGGCGCCGAAGCGCCGATTGCACCGGCGGTGAAGAAGGGCAATATCGAATTGCGCGATTGGGTGAATGCGGAATTGGCCAAGCTGGGGGAAGAGAAATATCTGCTCAAGCTGTATGACCAATATGTGCGTAAAGAGCTGAGCGATGACACCAAGCCTGAGAGCGTGATTGTCGAAGGCGGAAAGTGGCAGGGTTAACTCCCTGATAGATGATCGTTCCCACGCTCCGCGTGGGAATGCAGCCCGTGACGCTCCGCGTCACTGGACGCGGAGCGTCCCCAGAGGCATTCCCACGCAGAGCGTGGGAACGATCAGATACGGTGTGGAAGCGAGAGTGTGAGGTTAATCAGGCCAATTCCACGCCGGCTCATCCAGAACCCTCTGCCCGACGATCCCGGTCTGGCCGAGGGTTTTTTCCAGCACGATGCAATTGCATTCCGGGTCCTCCTGCAACGCCGAAATCAACCGCCGCGCATGGGACACCACCCACACCTGACACTGCTCCGACACCCGGATGATCAAGCGCGCCAGCGCCGGCAGCAGGTCTGGATGCAGGCTGGTTTCCGGTTCGTTCAGCACCATCAGCGATGGCGGGCGTGGCGTCAGCAGCGCCGCGACCAGCAGCAGATAGCGCAACGTGCCGTCCGACAATTCGGCCGCCGACAACGGCCGCAGCAACCCTTCCTGAAAGAACTCGATAGCGAAGCGTCCGCCCGCCATCGGTGCAATGTTCAGCCGTGCGCCGGGAAACGCATCACTGATCGCCGCCTGCAGCGCCTCGGGATCGCCGATCTCGCGGATGGTCTGCAACGCCGCCGCCAGATCGCGCCCGTCGTGATGCAGCACCGGCGTGCGCGTGCCCAGTTGCGGCTGGCGCACCGGTGCGTCGGCGTCGCTGCGAAAGTGATCGTAGAAGCGCCAGCGGCGGATGAACTCGCGCATCTGGAACACCTCCGGCGAGGTGCGCAGGCTGCCGACCTGATCGAACAGGCTGTCGAAGTTCGGCGTGTATTGCGCCAGAACATCCCAACCACGACCTTCACGGGCACGGATCATCGGCCCGTCGCGATCCACCAGCAGGCTGGCCGGACGATAAAGCGGCCCGGCCCAGATGCATTCCTTTTTGATTTCCGGGTCGAGGGAAAAGTACGAGAGGCTCGGCTCAGGTAATCCCAGGGCGATCGAATAGCTGAAATCCTCCCCGGCAAAGCCCAGGCGCAGGCGTTTGACGCCCTGGCGCACGGTGGACTGGATCGGCACTTCACCGTTGCGCATGCGCCGGCTGATGGTTTCCGGCCCGGCCCAGAAGGTCGAGTCGAGCCCGCCCTCACGGGCCAGCGCATTGACCACGCCGCCCTGAGCGGTTTCCGCCAGCAGCCGCAGCGCCCGGTACAGGTTGGACTTGCCGCTGCCGTTGGGGCCGGTGATCAGGTTCAGACGGCCCAGCGGAATCACCAATTTATTGATCGAGCGGTAATTGGCCACCGCGAGGGTCTTGAGCATGAAAATCCTTCCTGGGTGCCCCGAAATCCGGATCAGGATACTCGCTGCACAGAAATGCATATATCGCCCGGACGAAGGTTGAACCCTGTTCTAAGCTCACAGTCGTATCGTCACTTGCACGTTCGTACACAGGAAGGAGTCTGCATGGCGAGTCCCGGATTGAAAACAGCGGTCATGCTCAGTCTGTTCGCTTTATTGAGCGCCTGCGGCGAGAAAAAGGCCCCTGCGCAATACCTGCCCCGGGTCTTCGTGCAGGAGGTGAACCCCGCCAATTACGCCGCCGCCGTGACCCTCACCGGCGATGTGCAGGCCCGCGTGCAGACCGAACTGTCGTTCCGGGTCGGCGGCAAGATCATCCAGCGCATGGTCGATGTCGGTGACCGTGTCTCGGCCAAACAAGTGCTGGCCAAGCTCGATCCGAAGGATTTGCAGACCAACGTCGATTCCGCCCAGGCTCAGGTAGTGGCCGAGCAGGCGCGGGTCAAACAGAGCGCCGCCGCGTTCGTCCGCCAGCAGAAACTGTTGCCCAAGGGCTACACCAGCCAGAGCGAATACGATTCCGCGCAGGCTGCATTGCGCAGCAGCCAGAGTGCCTTGAGTGCCGCGCAGGCGCAGTTGGCCAATGCCAAGGATCAATTGAGCTATACCGCGCTGATCGCCGATGCGCCGGGCGTCATCACCGAGCGTCAGGCCGAAGTCGGCCAGGTGGTTCAGGCCACGGCACCGATTTTCAGCCTGGCCCGGGACGGCGACCGCGACGCCGTGTTCGCCGTTTACGAATCCCTGCTGGCCGAACGGCCGGCGGAGCGTTCGATTGTCGTCAGCCTGCTCGACAACCCCGCCATCAAGACCACCGGCACCGTGCGCGAAATCACCCCGGCGGTGTCCGCGCAGTCCGGCACGGTGCAGGTCAAGGTCAGCCTCGACAGCCTGCCGCCGGGAATGCAACTGGGCTCGGTGGTGAGCGCCACGGCCAAGGGTACCGGCAAATCGGCCGTTGAATTGCCGTGGTCGGCGCTGACCAAGAACGTCAGCGATCCGGCGGTGTGGATGGTCGACGAAAAAGGTGAAGCGCAGTTGCACAACGTCACCGTCAGCCGCTACCTGATCGGCAAGGTCATCATCAGCGAGGGCCTCAAGGGCGGGGAAAAAGTCATTGTCGCGGGTGGGCAGTTGCTGCATCCGGGCATGAAGGTCGAAATTGCCGAAAACACCTACAAGGATCTGCAGCCGGGAGCACAGCCATGAAGCGTCTGGGGCTGTTATCCATTGGCCTGTTGCTGGCCGCCTGTTCGAAAAGCGAGCCGCCGCCGGAGCCGGTACGGCCGGTGTTGTCGGTCAAGGTCGAAGCGTTGAGCGAGGAAAACCTCGGGCGTTTCGCCGGCAGCATTCAGGCACGCTATGAAAGCAACACCGGTTTTCGTGTCGGCGGGCGCATTGCCAGCCGCAACGTCGATGTCGGTACCGAGGTGCAAAAGGGCACGCTGCTCGCTACGCTCGATCCGACCGATCAGCAGAACCAGCTGCGTTCGGCCCAGGGCGATCTGGCGAGGGTTCAGGCACAACTGATCAACGCCCAGGCCAACGCCCGCCGTCAGCAAGCGCTGTTCGACCGGGGCGTGGGTGCGCAGGCGCAACTGGACATTGCCATGACGGACCTGAAAACCACCCAGGCCTCGCTGGATCAGGCTCGCGCGGCGGTCAATCAAAGCAAGGACCAACTCGATTACACCCAACTGCGCTCCGATCACAAAGCCGTGGTCACCGCGTGGAACGCCGAGGCCGGGCAAGTGGTGACGGCGGGCCAGCAAGTGGTGACTTTGGCGCAACCGGACATCAAGGAAGCGGTGATCGATCTGCCGGACACCCTGGTCAATGAGATACCTCCTGACGTGGTGTTTCTGGTGGCCGGGCAACTCGACCCGAGCATCAACACCACGGCCACCCTGCGCGAGATCGAACCCCAGGCCCAGAGTGCCACGCGCACCCGCCGTGCACGGTTGACCCTGGCCGATACGCCTGACGGCTTTCGCCTCGGCACGGCGATCAGCGTCACCCTCAGCTCGGCGATCAAACCGCGTATCGAATTGCCAGCTACGGCGTTGCAGGAGGCCGATGGCAAACAGCGGATCTGGGTCATCGACACCCAAAGCAAAACCGTCAACCCGCGCGACGTCAGCGTGATCAGCCGCACCGACAGCAGCGTTGTACTTGCGGGTGGCGTGAAGAACGGCGAGCGCGTGGTCAGCGCCGGCGTCAACAGTCTCAAACCCGGACAATCCGTGAAACTTGACGAGGACAGTCAATGAAAGGCTCTTTCAATCTCTCCGAATGGGCCCTCAAGCATCAGTCTTTCGTCTGGTATCTGATGTTCGTCGCGTTGCTCATGGGGGTGTTCTCCTACTTCAATCTGGGGCGCGAGGAAGACCCGTCGTTCACCATCAAGACTATGGTGATCCAGACCAAATGGCCGGGCGCGACCCAGGAGGAAACCCTCAAGCAGGTCACCGATCGCATCGAGAAAAAACTCGAAGAACTCGATTCCCTCGACTATGTGAAAAGCTACACGCGCCCCGGCGAATCGACGGTGTACGTGTACCTGCGCGACACCACCAGCGCCAAGGACATTCCGGAAATCTGGTACCAGGTGCGCAAGAAGATCGACGACATTCGCGGGCAGTTTCCTCAGGGGATTCAGGGGCCGGGATTCAACGACGAGTTCGGGGACGTGTTCGGCTCGGTGTACGCCTTCACCGCCGACGGCCTGACCATGCGCCAGTTGCGCGATTACGTGGAACAGGCGCGGGCCGAGATCCGCAATGTGCCGGGGCTGGGCAAGATCGAAATGATCGGCCAGCAGGACGAAGTGATTTACCTGAACTTCTCGACCCGCAAACTGGCGGCGCTGGGCATCGATCAGCGCCAGGTGGTGCAGAGCCTGCAATCGCAGAACGCCGTGACCCCGGCCGGTGTCATCGAGGCGGGGCCCGAGCGGATTTCCGTGCGGACTTCGGGGCAGTTCGCTTCCGAGAAAGACCTGGCCGAGGTCAATCTCAAGCTCAACGACCGCTTCTATCGTCTGGCGGATATCGCCGACATCACTCGTGGTTACACTGATCCGGCGACGCCGGAATTCCGTTTCGACGGCAAACCGGCGATCGGGCTGGCGATTGCCATGCAGAAGGGCGGCAACGTTCAGGAATTCGGCAAGGCCCTGCACAAACGTATCGATGAACTGACCGCGGATCTGCCGGTTGGCGTGGGTGTGCACACGGTGTCCGATCAGGCCGTGGTGGTGGAGGAAGCCGTCGGCGGCTTCACCAGTGCCTTGTTCGAAGCGGTGGTGATCGTGCTGGTGGTCAGCTTCATCAGCCTCGGCGTTCGCGCCGGGCTGGTGGTGGCGTGCTCGATCCCGCTGGTGCTGGCGATGGTGTTCGTGTTCATGGAATACAGCGGCATCACCATGCAGCGGATTTCCCTCGGCGCTCTGATCATTGCCCTCGGCCTGTTGGTGGACGATGCGATGATCACCGTGGAAATGATGGTCACGCGCCTGGAAATGGGCGAGAGCAAGGAGGAGGCGGCGACGTTCGCCTACACCTCGACCGCGTTCCCGATGCTCACCGGTACGCTGGTGACGGTCGCCGGTTTCGTCCCCATCGGTCTCAACGCCAGTTCTGCCGGCGAGTACACCTACACGCTGTTCGCGGTGATTGCCGTGGCGATGATCGTCTCGTGGATTGTGGCGGTTTTTTTCGCCCCGGTGATCGGCGTACATATTCTGAGCACCAACGTGAAATCCCATGAGGCCGAACCGGGGCGCGTTGGCCGTGCATTCAACGGCGGTTTGCTGTGGTGCATGCGCAATCGCTGGTGGGCCATCGGCATCACCGTCCTGTTGTTTGTGCTGGCGGTGTTCTGCATGCGTTTTGTGCAGAATCAGTTCTTCCCGTCTTCGGATCGACCGGAAATTCTGGTCGACCTCAACCTGCCGCAAAACGCCTCGATCGACGAAACCCGCAAGGCCGTCGACAAACTCGAGGCCACGCTCAAGGGCGATGCGGACATCGTGCGCTGGAGCACCTACATCGGTCAGGGTGCGATCCGTTTTTACCTGCCACTCGACCAACAATTGCAGAACCCGTACTACGCGCAACTGGTGATCGTCAGCAAAGACTTCGAAGCCCGCGAGGCCCTGAGTCAGCGCCTGCGCGAACGTCTGCACAAGGACTTCGTCGGCATCGGCAGTTACGTGCAGGCGCTGGAAATGGGGCCGCCGGTGGGGCGCCCGATCCAGTACCGGATCAGCGGCAAGGACATCGACCAAGTGCGCAAGCATGCCATCGACCTGGCGACTGAACTGGACAAGAACCCGCACATCGGCGAGATCATTTACGACTGGAACGAGCCGGGCAAAGTCCTGCGCATCGACATCGCCCAGGACAAGGCGCGCCAGCTCGGGCTGTCGTCCGAAGACGTGGCGAACCTGATGAACAGCATCGTCAGCGGGGCGCCGCTGACCCAGGTCAACGACGACATCTACCTGATCAACGTGGTCGGTCGCGCGGTGAGTTCGGAACGCGGTACGCCGGAAACCCTGCAGAACCTGCAGATCGTCACGCCCAACGGCACGTCGATTCCCTTGCTGGCCTTCGCCACCGTTCGTTATGAGCTGGAACAGCCGCTGGTGTGGCGTCGTGATCGCCTGCCGACCATCACCATCAAGGCGTCGGTGCGTGACGAGATTCAGCCGACCGATCTGGTGAAACTGTTGAAGCCGTCCATCGACGCGTTCGCCGACAAACTGCCCGTTGGCTACAAGGTCGCCACTGGCGGTACGGTCGAGGAGAGTGGCAAGGCCCAAGGGCCGATTGCGAAAGTGCTGCCGTTGATGCTGTTTTTGATGGCGACCTTCCTGATGATCCAGCTGCACAGTGTGCAGAAGCTGTTTCTGGTGGCCAGTGTTGCGCCGCTGGGGTTGATCGGTGTGGTGCTGGCGCTGGTGCCGACCGGTACGCCGATGGGCTTCGTGGCGATCCTCGGGATTCTGGCGTTGATCGGCATCATCATCCGCAACTCGGTGATCCTCGTGACCCAGATCGACGAGTTCGAACGCAAAGGTTACGCGCCTTGGGATGCCGTGGTGGAAGCCACCGAACACCGGCGCCGGCCGATCCTGCTGACCGCCGCCGCGGCGAGCATGGGCATGATCCCGATCGCCCGGGAAGTGTTCTGGGGGCCGATGGCCTACGCGATGATCGGCGGGATCGTGATTGCGACCCTGCTGACGCTGCTGTTTCTGCCGGCGCTATACGTGGCCTGGTACAAGATTCGCGAGCCGAAGAAAGAGGCGCAGTAAGGCGAGCGCCTTGCGTTTATCGCCAACTACACGGCTTTGCGCCAGACACTCGCCAGCCAGGGCTGCTGCTCACGCGGCAGCCCCGCCGGCCGGTAGTAATGTTCCAGCTCGACGAACCCGGCAGCGGTCAACAATCCGCGCCAGGCCTCCAGATCGTGATACGAGCCATAACGCGGCCCGTTCCAGCCCTCACGGTTATCCCCACGCGGATTGGAACTGAACAGCACGCCGCCCGGTTTCAATGTCCCGTGCAGTTGCTTCAAGACCCGAGGCAATTCCTGCAACGGCACATGAAACAGCACTGCGTTGGCGAAGATCCCGTCGAAGCGTTCGTCCGGCAGATCCAGCTTCAGAAAGTCCTGACACCACACCTCGCAACCACTGTCCTCGCGAGCCATCTGCGCGAATTTTTCCGCACCGTCGAGGCCGACGGTGACGTGTCCCATCCGGGTAAATGTCTGTAAGTCCCGCCCCGGCCCGCAGCCGAAATCGAGGATGGAAAACGGCGCCGTACCCTGGATGTGCCGCAACAGGGCGTCGATGTTCTGGCTGACATCGTGATCGCGGGTGCCTTCACGAAAATCTTCGGCCACCGCGTTGTAGTGGCTGAGGGTGGTCGAAGTGATCTGCTCAAGATCGGTGGGGGTCTGTTTCATGGTCGGACTGCGGTGGCATTCGGGTTTGGTGAATATACGCCATACAGGTTCAGGCGGGTGCGCAGGCAATAACCCTGTACCGCACTGAGCAATCCCGAAACGGATGAAATAACGCCTGTGCGACAGATGATTGTCGCGATGCCGCCCCGTCTCGGGCGACCTCTTCAGAAACAGGATTTCCTATGGTCATCGGTCGCAAGCCCCACGTCACGCCATCACATGCCCGTTTTGCACCGGATGCCACGCGGCCCCGTACGAGGCCAGGCGATACCCTTTCCATCGAGGCCCCGGCAATCAAGGTTGCGCGAACCTCTCCAGCGCTGGAAAAAGATCCGGCGATGCCGGTTTCTGCTGACGCCGCGGTCACGATTACCGGGCTGCCCCTGGCGGAAAATACTTCTATCCGGTCCGTAGTGATGTCGCTTGAAAAGTATCGCCTCAGACTGCCGCGTGGCCTCCCGGCTGCCGATACCCAGGGCATCAGGCGTTTCAAGGGCCGCGAGTTTGTCGATATCGCTGCGGGTGAAATCGTGCAGGTCCGGCAGGACGTCGTAACGGGTGAATACCGTGCGACGCTCCCGTCGGAACAGTCCGTCTCGGGGCCGAGACTTGTTCTTGATCAGCGGACGATGATCTGGAAAGCCGAACAACTGTCGATTCTGGCTGACATCGGCAACGCCATGAGCGCCCGATACGATTCCGAGCTTATCGGCCTCAAGCCTTCAATCGGCAGGGATGCAACAGCTGCGCAGGGTCGACTGTATGAAGGCCGGGATGACCGGTTCGAGCGTCAAACCTCTCTCACCGTGACGATCATTGCCCGTGGACTGAGCCAGTTTGAACCCCGGCACGCAGCCACCCTGCGAACCGAGTTGCACGCCACGCACCAGATATTTTCCGATGCTCGCAATGGGCTCGCGGCGAACTACGCCGAGGTCGCAGGTATTTTTCAGGGATTTTTCGGCACGCAGCATGCGCTGATCAAGGCGAAGTTCGCCGATTGCCTGTCGCGAGGCGAGGCGCTGTCAAAGGAGTATCAGGGGCCATGGGGGATGGAAAAGTTCGTGGGTGTGGCATTTGACCAGGATCGCCGGGCGTGGATGTACCAGTTCGATTTTCATGGCCGTTTATTCATCAGTCTCAATCACCTGCAGACCGGGGATTTTGCCGCCGTTCTGGGTCATGAGATGCTGCACACGAACAGGGTCAACCGGTTCAAGAGCGTTGGGCCAGGCGCGCTGGATTTCTTTTATCTGGACGCGCGCATGGGAAATGCCCTAAGTCGTCCGCTGCCGGTTTACGACATGGCCGAGCGCGTTGTTTCGGAAGTCATCATGCAGGGCGGCATGACGGTGGCATACCTGGATGGGTTCACGAGCGACCACAGCCGTTTCACCGCCGGAGTCAGAGAGGCTCTGGGACTGGCAGAGAAGCTGGATGTCCAGACGGCTGTCGACCTGTTCAATGCCCACCCGACCGTTCGGACATCGCTAGCCTCAAGCAATGCCGACAGCATTATCTACGCCGCCACCAGTCTGCAGGCTCTGCATCTGGCCAGAATCGCAGACAGCCAGCTGCTTGAAAGCCTGTTGAACCGTTGACGATCTCAGCGCTTGTTCAGCCCCCGTGCCAGACGATCTCCACCCAGCTGAATCAGCGCTACCAGCGCCACCAACAGTACGATGACGGTCAGCATGATCTGGCTGTCGAAGCGCTGATAGCCGTAACGATAGGCGATGTCACCCAGACCGCCGGCGCCAATCGCTCCGGCCATGGCCGATGAGTTGATCATCGTCACCAGGGTGATGGTGAACCCGCCCACAATCCCCGGCAGGGCCTCGGGCAACAGCACGTGCCAGACGATGTGCCAGCGCCGGCAGCCCATGGCTTGCGCGGCCTCGATCAGGCCGTAGTCGACTTCACGCAGACTCACCTCGGCGATTCGCGCAAAGAACGGTGTGGCCGCGATGGTCAGCGGTACGACGGCCGCCCACACGCCGTAGGTGGTGCCGACGATCAGCCGGGTGAACGGGATCAGCGCGACCATCAGAATCAGGAACGGGATCGAACGAAACAGGTTCACGAAGGCACCCAGCGCACGGTTAAGAACCGGCGCTTCGTAGATCCCGCCCTTGTCGCTGGTGACCAGAATCACCGCCATCGGAATACCCGCCAGCAATGCGATCAGCGAGGACACGCCGACCATCAGAAACGTGTCGATGAAACCCTGCAGCAAGCGATCAAACCACATAACCCAGCACCTCCGTGCGTTGTGCCCATTGGCTGGCTCGCTCACGCAATTGCTCGGCGTTCAGCTTTGAGCCCGCCACCGCCAGCAGCAATTGCCCAAGCGCGTGGCCCTGAATCCGTTCCACGCCGCCCTGGAGCAATTTCACCCGGCCACCGAGCGCGGCGAACAGCGCGGCCAGATCCGGTTCGTCCTGTTGGTTGCCAGTGAACTGCAAACGCAGCACAACTGACGCATCGGGCGAGGACGGTTGTGCCTGCAAACGGCTTTGTAATTCTTCGGGCAAGGCGTGTTGCAACGGTGCGAGCAAGGTCTGGCTGACTTCGTGCTGCGGGTTGCCGAACACTTCCCAGACCGGGCCCTGCTCGACGATGCGGCCGTGTTCGAGCACGACGACGCGGTCGCAGATTTCCCGGATCACCGCCATCTCGTGGGTGATCAGCACGATGGTCAGGCCCAGGCGTCTGTTGATCTCGCGCAGCAGGCCGAGGATTGACTGGGTGGTTTCCGGATCGAGAGCCGAGGTGGCTTCGTCACACAGCAAAATATCCGGGTCATGCACCAGCGCGCGGGCGATGCCGACCCGCTGTTTCTGCCCGCCGGACAGCTGCGCCGGATACGCCTTGTGCTTGGCTTGCAGGCCCACCAGCTCAAGCAGTTCGCGAACCTTGTTCTCCCGCTGTTCCTTCGGGACGCCGGCGACTTTCAGTGGCAGTTCGACGTTCTGCCACACCGTTTTCGCCGACATCAGGTTGAAGTGCTGGAAGATCATGCCGATCCGCCGTCGCAGGGCGACGAGGCGGTCCTCGTCGTATTCGCCGATGTCCACCTGATCGATCAGCACCCGGCCCGAGGTCGGTTGTTCGAGGCGGTTGATGGTGCGAATCAGCGACGACTTGCCGGCGCCGCTGCGACCGATGATGCCGAACACTTCACCGCGCTGGATCGCCAGGTCGATGCCTTGCAGGGCGGCGACCGGGCCTTGTTTGCCGTCGTAGGTTTTGCCGAGCCCGACGAAACGCACATGAGCGCGGTTCAGTTCCGGATGCAGTTCGGTGCGTTGCGCAAGCGCAGGTGGCTCTGGAAGGTCCAGTCGCCGTCGGATGGCCGCGGTCATCCTCAG includes these proteins:
- a CDS encoding efflux RND transporter periplasmic adaptor subunit; amino-acid sequence: MKRLGLLSIGLLLAACSKSEPPPEPVRPVLSVKVEALSEENLGRFAGSIQARYESNTGFRVGGRIASRNVDVGTEVQKGTLLATLDPTDQQNQLRSAQGDLARVQAQLINAQANARRQQALFDRGVGAQAQLDIAMTDLKTTQASLDQARAAVNQSKDQLDYTQLRSDHKAVVTAWNAEAGQVVTAGQQVVTLAQPDIKEAVIDLPDTLVNEIPPDVVFLVAGQLDPSINTTATLREIEPQAQSATRTRRARLTLADTPDGFRLGTAISVTLSSAIKPRIELPATALQEADGKQRIWVIDTQSKTVNPRDVSVISRTDSSVVLAGGVKNGERVVSAGVNSLKPGQSVKLDEDSQ
- a CDS encoding transporter substrate-binding domain-containing protein, with amino-acid sequence MKTAKALFALPLISLALLAGCNKTEEPAKPKVASESTAPAGYLDKIKARDKLIVGVFTDKPPFGFVNEAGRYVGFDTDIGRQFAKDLLGDENKVEFVAVEPASRIPFLQSDKVDLILANMTVTPERKEAVEFTNPNLKVAVQALVPQSSDVKKLDDLATRTTIVTTGTTADIWLTKNHPDWKLLKFEKNSESLQALANGRGDAYAQDNLVLFSWAKQNPGYRVLDEKLGAEAPIAPAVKKGNIELRDWVNAELAKLGEEKYLLKLYDQYVRKELSDDTKPESVIVEGGKWQG
- a CDS encoding class I SAM-dependent methyltransferase encodes the protein MKQTPTDLEQITSTTLSHYNAVAEDFREGTRDHDVSQNIDALLRHIQGTAPFSILDFGCGPGRDLQTFTRMGHVTVGLDGAEKFAQMAREDSGCEVWCQDFLKLDLPDERFDGIFANAVLFHVPLQELPRVLKQLHGTLKPGGVLFSSNPRGDNREGWNGPRYGSYHDLEAWRGLLTAAGFVELEHYYRPAGLPREQQPWLASVWRKAV
- a CDS encoding AAA family ATPase codes for the protein MLKTLAVANYRSINKLVIPLGRLNLITGPNGSGKSNLYRALRLLAETAQGGVVNALAREGGLDSTFWAGPETISRRMRNGEVPIQSTVRQGVKRLRLGFAGEDFSYSIALGLPEPSLSYFSLDPEIKKECIWAGPLYRPASLLVDRDGPMIRAREGRGWDVLAQYTPNFDSLFDQVGSLRTSPEVFQMREFIRRWRFYDHFRSDADAPVRQPQLGTRTPVLHHDGRDLAAALQTIREIGDPEALQAAISDAFPGARLNIAPMAGGRFAIEFFQEGLLRPLSAAELSDGTLRYLLLVAALLTPRPPSLMVLNEPETSLHPDLLPALARLIIRVSEQCQVWVVSHARRLISALQEDPECNCIVLEKTLGQTGIVGQRVLDEPAWNWPD
- a CDS encoding efflux RND transporter permease subunit; translated protein: MKGSFNLSEWALKHQSFVWYLMFVALLMGVFSYFNLGREEDPSFTIKTMVIQTKWPGATQEETLKQVTDRIEKKLEELDSLDYVKSYTRPGESTVYVYLRDTTSAKDIPEIWYQVRKKIDDIRGQFPQGIQGPGFNDEFGDVFGSVYAFTADGLTMRQLRDYVEQARAEIRNVPGLGKIEMIGQQDEVIYLNFSTRKLAALGIDQRQVVQSLQSQNAVTPAGVIEAGPERISVRTSGQFASEKDLAEVNLKLNDRFYRLADIADITRGYTDPATPEFRFDGKPAIGLAIAMQKGGNVQEFGKALHKRIDELTADLPVGVGVHTVSDQAVVVEEAVGGFTSALFEAVVIVLVVSFISLGVRAGLVVACSIPLVLAMVFVFMEYSGITMQRISLGALIIALGLLVDDAMITVEMMVTRLEMGESKEEAATFAYTSTAFPMLTGTLVTVAGFVPIGLNASSAGEYTYTLFAVIAVAMIVSWIVAVFFAPVIGVHILSTNVKSHEAEPGRVGRAFNGGLLWCMRNRWWAIGITVLLFVLAVFCMRFVQNQFFPSSDRPEILVDLNLPQNASIDETRKAVDKLEATLKGDADIVRWSTYIGQGAIRFYLPLDQQLQNPYYAQLVIVSKDFEAREALSQRLRERLHKDFVGIGSYVQALEMGPPVGRPIQYRISGKDIDQVRKHAIDLATELDKNPHIGEIIYDWNEPGKVLRIDIAQDKARQLGLSSEDVANLMNSIVSGAPLTQVNDDIYLINVVGRAVSSERGTPETLQNLQIVTPNGTSIPLLAFATVRYELEQPLVWRRDRLPTITIKASVRDEIQPTDLVKLLKPSIDAFADKLPVGYKVATGGTVEESGKAQGPIAKVLPLMLFLMATFLMIQLHSVQKLFLVASVAPLGLIGVVLALVPTGTPMGFVAILGILALIGIIIRNSVILVTQIDEFERKGYAPWDAVVEATEHRRRPILLTAAAASMGMIPIAREVFWGPMAYAMIGGIVIATLLTLLFLPALYVAWYKIREPKKEAQ
- a CDS encoding methionine ABC transporter permease, which translates into the protein MWFDRLLQGFIDTFLMVGVSSLIALLAGIPMAVILVTSDKGGIYEAPVLNRALGAFVNLFRSIPFLILMVALIPFTRLIVGTTYGVWAAVVPLTIAATPFFARIAEVSLREVDYGLIEAAQAMGCRRWHIVWHVLLPEALPGIVGGFTITLVTMINSSAMAGAIGAGGLGDIAYRYGYQRFDSQIMLTVIVLLVALVALIQLGGDRLARGLNKR
- a CDS encoding efflux RND transporter periplasmic adaptor subunit, which codes for MASPGLKTAVMLSLFALLSACGEKKAPAQYLPRVFVQEVNPANYAAAVTLTGDVQARVQTELSFRVGGKIIQRMVDVGDRVSAKQVLAKLDPKDLQTNVDSAQAQVVAEQARVKQSAAAFVRQQKLLPKGYTSQSEYDSAQAALRSSQSALSAAQAQLANAKDQLSYTALIADAPGVITERQAEVGQVVQATAPIFSLARDGDRDAVFAVYESLLAERPAERSIVVSLLDNPAIKTTGTVREITPAVSAQSGTVQVKVSLDSLPPGMQLGSVVSATAKGTGKSAVELPWSALTKNVSDPAVWMVDEKGEAQLHNVTVSRYLIGKVIISEGLKGGEKVIVAGGQLLHPGMKVEIAENTYKDLQPGAQP
- a CDS encoding methionine ABC transporter ATP-binding protein is translated as MTAAIRRRLDLPEPPALAQRTELHPELNRAHVRFVGLGKTYDGKQGPVAALQGIDLAIQRGEVFGIIGRSGAGKSSLIRTINRLEQPTSGRVLIDQVDIGEYDEDRLVALRRRIGMIFQHFNLMSAKTVWQNVELPLKVAGVPKEQRENKVRELLELVGLQAKHKAYPAQLSGGQKQRVGIARALVHDPDILLCDEATSALDPETTQSILGLLREINRRLGLTIVLITHEMAVIREICDRVVVLEHGRIVEQGPVWEVFGNPQHEVSQTLLAPLQHALPEELQSRLQAQPSSPDASVVLRLQFTGNQQDEPDLAALFAALGGRVKLLQGGVERIQGHALGQLLLAVAGSKLNAEQLRERASQWAQRTEVLGYVV